From the Drechmeria coniospora strain ARSEF 6962 chromosome 02, whole genome shotgun sequence genome, the window TACTTGTTGACGGAGCTGGATCGGCGCTCCTGCGGCGACACGCTCCTCTCCGGCTCGATGGTTTCGGCGTAGAGGATGGGGTTCGCCAGGTCGGTCACCTCCATGTAGGTGCGACGGCCCTGGGCGACCCAGAagccgacggagacgacggtcATGACGCCAaagacggcgatggcgtaGTTCATGTTGCTGACGCTCGGGTTCGGCGTCGTggggaagaagaagaagacggtGGTGACGAGGCAGTAGACGATGGAGATCCAGTTGACGacggggccgaggcggccgaggctgaACTCGCCTCGCGGCAGCTTGTCGCGGCCGACAAAGTTGAGGACGATGATGGGCATGGCGTACGAAATGGTCAGGGCGATGGTGCTGACGCTCAGGATGGCCTGCAGGACCGTGTTGGCGAAGAGGTagaggacgccgacgagggcgatgatggcggccTGGAGCCACAGGGCGCGGGCGGGAACCTTCCActtctcgtcgacgtgggCAAAGTAGCGGGAGAAggggatgccgccgtcgcgggcgAAGCTCCAGGTCAggcgcgaggccgacgtcagGATGCTGATGCCCTGGCCGATGCCGTTGAAGACGAAGAGGCCGATGAGGACCGAGGCGCCGGTGAGGCCGACCGTCGACAGCGTGATCTCGATGAAGGGGGCGCCCGTCGGCGGGCTGAGCAGCCTCTCGAGATCCTGGATGCAGAAGAGGCAGACGACCATGAAGAGGAAGCCGGAGAGGGCGCcgaagaggacggcgaggtacATGGTCCGCGGGGCGTTGCGGCGGGGCGCGGGGATCTCCTCGACCATGTGGATGACCGAGTCAAAGGCCGTCAGGCCGTAGGCGCtctggacgaggccgaggaaccaggtgacgccgtcgggccaGCCGGAGCCGTTGAGCCACTGGCCGAAGACGAACGAGGCCTTCTGGAAGGACAGGTCGGGGTTCGTGCCGACGGAGATGGGGAGGGCGAGTCCGATGGCGAAGAAGAGGGCGACGAACCAGATGCCGACAAACTTGTTGAAGATGGGCAGGACGGCGTCCTTGCGGCAGGCGACGAGGTTGAAGAGGGTGCAGGCGACGGTCATGGCGATGTAGAGGAGGAACTGCACCCAGCCGGTCGAGGCGCCGGTCCACTGCTCGTCAAACATGACCTTCATGGCGAGGATGAAATTGGTCATGAAGGCGATCTGGGAGGCGGTCAAGGTCCACCAGCCGAACGTGTTGGTCCAGGCGCACATGTAGGAGGCGaaccggccggccggcgtGCCCCACAGCTGGGAGATCCAGTAGgcctggccgagggcggtGGGCATGCTGCTGCACATCTCGCCGAGCGAGAGGGCGACGCAAGTGTTGCAGAAGGTGACGAGGCAGAGCCCCCagaggatggcgacgggcCCGCCGTTGGTGAGGCCGTTGCTGAGCCCCTGGGCCATGGTGGACCACGTGCCGAGCACGCagaaggcgagggcgaacATGCTCCATATGGAAAACTTGCGCGACAGCGACTGGGTGTgaccgagggcggcgaggtcgtcggcgtcgcgggTGGCCTGGTCCGTCACGTCGAGCCGGCTTCCGTCGAGGGGGGCTTTGGCTTGATCCATGCTGTCTCGCGCGGGGGGGCAACCGTCATTCTCCGGTGGCGAGAGCGGTTACGATGATGGAGTtgcggaggacgaggacgaggaggagcaggacgaggaaaAGAAGGACGAGGAGTAAGACGgtggttgtcgtcgtcgccgtcgagctttCCGCTGATGGCTAGGGGGATGGGCGGGTGCGGAGGTTGGATGCCGTCGAATGCTGTGCCGACACGTGCCGATACCGATGCTGGTCACACTCGTGAGTCAACTGCGTTTCGAAGGCCGTCGGCTGGTAAGCAACACGGCAGCGCGCCCTTTTCATCTCCCGACTCGTCCCCGCGTGCAGCACGACGTATAGGGGTCATACATTTTGTCCAGCCGGGCCGTCGGGTCCCGTCTCCTTTCCGCCGAGCAGGCGGGCGATGGCGCAGCGgcgggaggcgaggcgaaAACGATGGTCGATGAGCGATGAACGATGGTGGCAAGTCCAGGCatcggaggggggggagggaggaggaatAACGACGATGGTGCGGTGCCGCCTCACGAGACTCGCATCGGCTATTGGCGTCGGCTTACGTCGTCAGGTATCGGCGGTCGAGAGCGTGAACGGAGCACCAGGCGCCACAAGGAGAACGGCGCTGACAGCCTCCCGTCGCAACTCTCCCTGCCCCGAAATGGGGTGGGATGGAACGCCGTTATCGCCGCGTTTGTGGGTGCTGTTTGTTTGTGTGCGTGGCGAGATTGTGTGCGTGAGCACGGGCGAGTAAGCGGCGGAGGAGAGTGGCGGAAGTTGGCTCTGCCGCTCCGCCTGCCGTCCGAGAATCGCAGCAGCTGCAGATGCGCTAAAGAGATTCGCTAACGAGATGCGCTAGAGAGAAGCTCAGCGGCCAATGGCGAGAGGCTGGCGGGGAGGGGCGGGGTGCTGCCATTGGCCCAGGCAGTGACCGACTCGGGGACCTAAATCCTCCGAGGCTCGCTAACGGTGGCTAACGGTGGCTAACGGTGGCTAACGGCCAACCGACAGCGAGATACCTCGTGGTACGAGCAGTTGGACGGCACGATGGAGGCCTAGCCCGCGGAAACGCTCCATCCCCAATGCCACCAAAGCGTCTGCGGTTGAGCTCAGcgtcctccgtcgtcgcgcttgtcctttttttttttttttacaGCCAGCCGGAGTGGGAGGGGCAGTCAAGCCACAGGGGCCGAGGTGGGAGGGAGGGTACCGCTCATGACACGGACGCAAATGATGGCGACTAGATGAAAGCCGACGCTCGATCTGGCGGCCGACATGCCGGCGACTGGTGGCCTTCGGGCGCGCCCCGTCTCCCCCGGATTCATCTGGGGAGAAGGGGAAGGGGTCGGCGATAGTATGCGTTCTTAAGACAGATTCCCCAGGACATTTCCCCAGATCCCCGATTCCGTTCCTGCGAAAGGGGGTGTGATGGCGGGCATCCGCGGAGCCCGGAGGGGTGGCATCGCCGGCTCCGCGTGTTACCAGCCGTGGAGTCTCTCGTGTTTGTACCTGCAGCAGGTACTTTTTTTCGAAGCAATACGGGGTGTCGCCGGTGGTCGGCTCTCTCCGCCAGTGCACATGCGCATCATCCGACTGCGACCATGGGAATACGAggggatggagatggcgTAGGAACGAGTGCGATCGCCAACTGGGTACAGAAAGTGTAGGGCAATATCACGTCGGCAAAGTTCGgcatactgtaagtagacatgcaagtacaaagtaGAGCGTGCGAGATACAGTACAGCCAGGGACTGCAATTGAGTTCCAAGGTAAttgctaggtacctggtgGGATAGGTGGTATGGGCTCAGCAATTCATCAGTGTACTTAATTAAGTAGTGGGTTGTCGTACAaattctccgtacaggtaagtactaggtactgatATACAGTGattacatactgtactccgtaacttGTAAGTGCTGTAGAttcctactaggtactaggtactaagttGTACAAGAACAGCactgctgtaggtgtaagtacagtacggagtactccgtactgtaagtacttaagtacctagtatatACAGTATATACACGTACACTTGGCactgcatgtaagtacttcagtgtaagtacatgtgccaagcaagtaatacctacagtaatgttacttgctgtaccgagtacggagcaagcatCCGTACGGAATTGATGTTCCACAAACAAACAGCTGCGCGAAAACATGTATACTGCTGGTAGCGAGTACAGCAACTGCAAGCATCTCGCTATCATCCTCCAGGTAGCTTCCCGACGGTGACCGCACGGGAAGTGACTTGCGGAGGGATCAAGTCATTTTGCCCCTCCTGTACCGATTGACTCGGGCTGCACCTGCGCATGTCCAATGGTTCAATTGGTTTAACACAGTAGTACCAAGTAGGTACCATATTAGTTTAGTAGGAACCAGGCATGGATTACCAATATAATTTCACGGGCGCATTTCGTACtgtgtccatgtacggaggaataCGCCAACAGTATAagtgcgtgtgcatgtacttactttaaCTTACCGctgcctgtacggagtatgaaTTAGTGGTGGTAATGATGGCGACTAACTGCTGTGTACTTCCGTGGGCGTCTCGTCTCGTGCGCCGAGCACCATACATGGTACCAACAAGAACGAGGAATCCCGTAcaggtaagtaggtgcacgtTGTAAGTACGCACTGCCACACACGTACTGCTCCAGTCACTGGCGGCAACTGGAAGGATTGCAGGAATTActgtacgggtacggagtacagtgcacccACCATATTACGGTACCAAGGTAGGAaaaccaaaaaaaaaaaaaaaaaagccaGGGAGGATTGGCCCAAGTTGGCCCATCTCCTGAATCCTCAGCGTGGGATGCTCAGCACTAAATAAATCCTATCTGCCAGTTAGTGCTGACTCGTCGCAACTACCGAGACAGAGCGAGTCATGGAAAGGAGCACGATGACGAAGCTGGCCCTCCGTTCGCCTTGTCGCCGCACCGTTACCGGCCGCGACGCACTCTCGGCGCCCTTTGGCACGGATGATGATGAATGAGGAATGCCGACAGAGGTCGTGCCTGGAAGAGTCAGGGCGGCAGTAGGCCAtgcgcaagtaagtacatgtactcgtacgatcGTATGCATCCGAGTTCTTTAGCACACAGACGTGTACACGAAGCGTACCTGTACGCTCTTCCGGGCACAGGTACTTCTACGAGCACGCCAGCTTGGGCTGCGTGGCAGCTGTCCTATACTTGCCTCGCACCGTACAGGTACGGTGTGCGTACATCCGGACGCTGTTCCGGCCGGGCGCCCGATGGAAGGAGGGAGCCATTGCTTGCACCTGTACATCGAGCCATGCGTCACCCGTCCATCCCACCTCGCCCTCTCCTTCCCCCGCGCCTCGTACGTTCGCGCCTTCTCCACAGTCGGTCGACctccggccgccgcggcccgcGTCCTGCCCATCCGTAATCCGGCCGTGCGGAACCAAATTCTTCCAGCCCAGAATGCCAACCACGTCCAATCCTGAGGCGACAA encodes:
- a CDS encoding hypothetical protein (related to HNM1-Choline permease); translated protein: MDQAKAPLDGSRLDVTDQATRDADDLAALGHTQSLSRKFSIWSMFALAFCVLGTWSTMAQGLSNGLTNGGPVAILWGLCLVTFCNTCVALSLGEMCSSMPTALGQAYWISQLWGTPAGRFASYMCAWTNTFGWWTLTASQIAFMTNFILAMKVMFDEQWTGASTGWVQFLLYIAMTVACTLFNLVACRKDAVLPIFNKFVGIWFVALFFAIGLALPISVGTNPDLSFQKASFVFGQWLNGSGWPDGVTWFLGLVQSAYGLTAFDSVIHMVEEIPAPRRNAPRTMYLAVLFGALSGFLFMVVCLFCIQDLERLLSPPTGAPFIEITLSTVGLTGASVLIGLFVFNGIGQGISILTSASRLTWSFARDGGIPFSRYFAHVDEKWKVPARALWLQAAIIALVGVLYLFANTVLQAILSVSTIALTISYAMPIIVLNFVGRDKLPRGEFSLGRLGPVVNWISIVYCLVTTVFFFFPTTPNPSVSNMNYAIAVFGVMTVVSVGFWVAQGRRTYMEVTDLANPILYAETIEPERSVSPQERRSSSVNK